Proteins encoded by one window of uncultured Ilyobacter sp.:
- a CDS encoding IS3 family transposase: protein MTTLSKVHPIYKLTKILNIPKSTYYYRISSTENPNKLKREDLKRKIFKIWDGSHKRYGAPKIHQELLKESNKCSLKHVQNLMTEQSIMSITVKKFKPQRGNEAVEEKSGPNISNQDFSVEKINEKVVGDITYIHTKKDKWCYLSSFMDLYNNEIIGWSFSKNMTTDMVLESLKMACIKRKDIKGAIIHTDRGSQYTSNAFKETVKSEGMRLSYSRKGNPYDNACIESFHSVLKKELIHHKVYEDFEEAMTDIIEYIENWYNNRRIQKKLGWKSPREYLKAA, encoded by the coding sequence ATCACCACACTTTCTAAAGTACACCCTATTTACAAGCTGACAAAAATTTTAAACATTCCTAAAAGTACGTACTACTATAGAATATCAAGCACAGAGAACCCTAATAAACTAAAGAGGGAAGATCTAAAGCGCAAAATCTTCAAAATATGGGATGGCAGCCATAAAAGATATGGTGCTCCAAAAATACATCAGGAATTATTAAAAGAAAGTAATAAATGCAGTTTAAAACATGTACAAAACTTGATGACGGAACAAAGTATAATGTCTATTACAGTTAAGAAATTCAAGCCTCAGAGAGGTAATGAAGCAGTGGAAGAAAAGTCTGGACCAAATATTTCGAACCAGGATTTTAGCGTAGAAAAAATTAATGAAAAAGTGGTTGGAGATATCACATATATCCATACAAAAAAAGATAAATGGTGCTACCTAAGCTCATTTATGGATCTGTATAACAATGAGATTATTGGATGGAGTTTTTCTAAGAATATGACAACAGATATGGTGCTGGAAAGCTTGAAAATGGCATGCATAAAGAGAAAAGATATTAAGGGTGCCATTATCCATACGGACAGAGGCAGCCAATATACTTCAAATGCATTTAAAGAGACAGTAAAATCTGAGGGGATGAGGTTATCCTACTCAAGAAAAGGAAATCCCTACGATAATGCTTGTATAGAGTCTTTTCACTCGGTTTTAAAAAAGGAGCTTATTCACCATAAAGTGTATGAAGATTTTGAAGAAGCAATGACTGATATTATTGAGTATATAGAAAATTGGTACAACAATAGGAGAATCCAGAAGAAATTAGGATGGAAGTCTCCTAGAGAGTACCTAAAAGCAGCATAA
- the hemC gene encoding hydroxymethylbilane synthase, with protein MKKNKVVIGTRGSLLAVAQTKDVRAMLQEKYPEIEFELKEIVTTGDVDLRTNWNNSDTSLKSLFTKEIEKELLDGTIQLAVHSMKDMPAESPAGLICGAIPEREDYRDVMVSKTGMKLSELPEGAVVGTSSLRRTMAIKEMRPDLVIEPIRGNIHTRLRKLKEENFDAIVLAAAGLKRVGLEGEITQYLETHEMMPAPAQGALCIQCKEDDTFTREILSSITDKEVEEVVEIEREFSRIFDGGCHTPMGCSGEIVGDEIFLKGMYCHDDVVYKGQLTGKREEGKALAQKLAGIIRGQIDEQR; from the coding sequence ATGAAGAAAAATAAAGTGGTAATAGGAACTAGAGGAAGTCTTCTTGCTGTGGCTCAGACAAAAGATGTAAGGGCAATGTTGCAGGAAAAATATCCAGAAATAGAATTTGAGCTTAAAGAGATAGTAACTACAGGAGACGTTGATCTTAGAACAAATTGGAACAACAGCGATACTTCGCTTAAAAGCCTTTTTACAAAAGAGATAGAGAAGGAACTACTAGACGGGACTATCCAACTGGCAGTCCATTCCATGAAAGATATGCCTGCAGAAAGTCCAGCGGGATTAATATGCGGAGCCATTCCAGAAAGAGAGGATTACAGAGATGTAATGGTTTCTAAAACAGGCATGAAACTTTCTGAACTTCCAGAAGGGGCTGTTGTGGGGACAAGCTCTCTCAGAAGAACAATGGCGATAAAAGAGATGAGACCTGATTTAGTAATAGAACCTATAAGAGGGAACATACATACCAGGCTCAGAAAACTCAAAGAGGAAAATTTTGATGCTATAGTACTGGCAGCTGCGGGGCTAAAGAGAGTAGGACTAGAAGGAGAGATAACTCAGTATCTAGAAACTCATGAAATGATGCCTGCTCCTGCACAAGGGGCTCTATGCATACAGTGTAAAGAAGATGATACTTTTACAAGAGAAATACTATCTTCTATAACTGACAAGGAAGTAGAAGAAGTAGTAGAGATAGAGAGAGAGTTCTCCAGAATATTTGACGGTGGATGCCATACTCCTATGGGATGCAGTGGTGAAATAGTGGGAGATGAGATCTTCCTCAAAGGGATGTACTGCCATGACGATGTGGTATATAAAGGGCAGCTCACAGGAAAAAGAGAAGAAGGAAAAGCACTTGCTCAAAAACTTGCAGGAATTATTAGGGGGCAGATTGATGAACAAAGGTAA
- the pepV gene encoding dipeptidase PepV has product MVLQKKVIEYKKDVIQSIIESVQIKSIEEPPLPGKPFGHGPAKALSYFLKRGESMGFKVKNFDNYAGHIDYGNGDEIVGILGHVDVVPEGEGWDHDPYGGDIIDGKIYGRGTTDNKGPMITCLYAMKALKESGIKINKKIRMILGANEETGWEGIENYFNVYKMPQPDLAFTPDADFPLIFAEKGILRLSLKKKIRGIKNISLTGGTVVNSVPETATLKIPLMLLDSKYNIMNFHLKFNYNKNYKIDLEFSKDFLTIISHGKSCHAMSPQDGYNAISALFCFLNKIYICDDEFKSVLRFFQERIKMEYDGTSLGVNCSDEDSGGLTLNIGTTFLEDEILNFLIDIRYPVTISSKNISNKITWSAKKYGIDLEIIEDKKPLHVSKDSFLVTTLMNCYKDITGDIDAIPLATGGGTYARAVKNGVAFGALLKGQEDNMHQINEYLEVDKIDTWLKIYAEAIYRLAK; this is encoded by the coding sequence ATGGTTTTACAAAAAAAAGTTATAGAGTACAAAAAAGATGTGATTCAATCTATAATAGAATCAGTTCAAATTAAAAGTATAGAAGAACCCCCTTTGCCTGGGAAGCCATTTGGACACGGTCCTGCAAAAGCTTTGAGCTATTTTTTAAAACGCGGAGAAAGTATGGGGTTTAAAGTTAAAAATTTTGACAACTATGCAGGACATATTGATTATGGAAACGGGGATGAAATAGTTGGCATACTGGGTCATGTTGATGTCGTTCCAGAAGGGGAAGGATGGGATCACGATCCATATGGTGGAGATATAATAGATGGAAAAATATATGGCAGAGGTACTACGGACAATAAGGGGCCTATGATTACATGTCTTTATGCTATGAAAGCTCTAAAAGAATCTGGTATTAAAATTAATAAAAAAATCAGAATGATTTTAGGCGCTAATGAGGAAACCGGATGGGAAGGTATTGAAAATTATTTTAATGTTTATAAGATGCCTCAGCCGGATCTTGCCTTTACTCCCGATGCTGATTTCCCTTTGATTTTTGCAGAAAAGGGCATTCTCAGATTGAGCCTTAAGAAAAAAATAAGAGGAATAAAAAATATAAGTTTAACCGGCGGAACAGTTGTTAACTCTGTCCCTGAAACAGCAACCTTAAAAATCCCTCTGATGCTGTTAGATTCAAAATATAACATTATGAATTTTCACTTGAAATTTAATTATAATAAAAACTATAAAATCGATCTTGAATTTTCAAAAGATTTTCTGACTATCATTTCACATGGGAAATCCTGTCATGCCATGAGTCCTCAAGACGGCTATAATGCAATTTCAGCTCTATTTTGTTTTTTAAACAAAATTTATATTTGTGACGATGAATTTAAATCTGTCTTAAGATTTTTCCAAGAAAGAATAAAAATGGAATATGACGGCACCTCATTGGGAGTAAATTGTTCAGATGAAGATTCAGGTGGCCTAACTCTTAATATTGGAACAACATTTTTAGAAGATGAAATTTTAAATTTTTTAATAGATATAAGATACCCTGTGACCATAAGCTCTAAAAATATATCAAATAAAATAACTTGGTCCGCTAAGAAATATGGAATAGATCTTGAGATTATTGAAGACAAAAAACCTCTTCATGTTTCAAAAGACAGTTTTCTTGTAACTACTCTGATGAATTGCTACAAAGATATCACTGGAGATATAGATGCAATTCCATTAGCTACAGGTGGAGGAACTTATGCCAGAGCCGTGAAAAACGGAGTAGCTTTTGGAGCTCTTTTAAAAGGTCAGGAAGATAATATGCACCAAATAAACGAATATTTGGAAGTAGACAAAATCGATACATGGCTAAAAATTTATGCTGAAGCTATTTATCGTCTTGCAAAATAA
- the hemB gene encoding porphobilinogen synthase has product MFKRHRRLRSSQAMRDMVKDIYLDVRDFVYPLFIEEEKGIKKEISSMPGQYRISLDMLEAELDEIWDLGIRSVLLFGIPIKKDPMGKEAYNDFGVVQEAVRFIKKLYPEMLVITDVCMCEYTSHGHCGILSGPHVLNDETLYYLSKIAVSHAKAGADMVAPSDMMDGRIQAMRKALDNEGFINTPIMSYSVKYASSFYGPFRDAADSAPSFGDRKTYQMDFRSTKEALREAESDLEEGADILIVKPALAYLDVIKRLYRRYDVPIAAYNVSAEYSMVKAAAEKGWIDEKGIVVEKMYALKRAGASIIITYHAKDIARWLKNNEID; this is encoded by the coding sequence ATGTTTAAAAGGCACAGGAGGCTCAGAAGTAGCCAGGCCATGAGGGATATGGTAAAGGATATTTATCTGGATGTCAGGGATTTTGTATATCCACTATTCATAGAGGAAGAGAAGGGTATAAAAAAAGAGATTTCATCTATGCCTGGACAATATAGGATATCCCTTGATATGCTCGAGGCTGAATTAGACGAGATATGGGACCTAGGGATCAGAAGTGTGCTGCTCTTTGGTATACCTATAAAAAAAGATCCCATGGGTAAGGAAGCCTATAATGATTTTGGAGTAGTACAGGAAGCTGTGAGGTTCATAAAAAAATTATATCCAGAGATGCTTGTGATAACAGATGTATGTATGTGTGAGTACACTTCTCACGGCCACTGTGGAATTTTAAGCGGACCTCATGTATTGAATGATGAAACATTGTATTATCTTTCTAAAATAGCTGTATCTCACGCCAAGGCAGGAGCAGATATGGTGGCTCCGTCGGATATGATGGATGGGAGAATCCAGGCAATGAGAAAGGCTCTAGACAACGAAGGATTCATAAATACCCCTATAATGTCATACAGTGTAAAATATGCATCATCATTTTACGGCCCTTTCCGTGATGCAGCGGACTCTGCTCCCTCTTTCGGAGACAGAAAGACCTATCAGATGGATTTTAGAAGCACGAAAGAAGCTCTGAGAGAGGCAGAGTCTGATCTAGAAGAAGGGGCTGACATACTTATAGTAAAACCTGCCTTAGCCTATCTAGATGTAATTAAGAGACTATACAGAAGGTATGATGTCCCTATTGCAGCCTATAATGTAAGTGCAGAGTACTCTATGGTAAAAGCTGCAGCAGAAAAAGGGTGGATAGATGAAAAGGGAATCGTAGTGGAAAAAATGTATGCCTTAAAGAGAGCGGGAGCTTCTATAATAATAACCTATCATGCAAAAGATATCGCAAGATGGCTCAAGAATAATGAGATCGACTAA
- the hemL gene encoding glutamate-1-semialdehyde 2,1-aminomutase, producing MRYKNSAEIFERAKKVIPGGVNSPVRAFGSVNKSYPIFAKRAKGSKIWCEDENEYIDYICSWGPMILGHNNERVVAGVREAIEDGSSFGLPTKMEVELAELVIKCYPSIEKIRLTTSGTEATMAAVRLARAYTKKNKILKFEGCYHGHSDSLMVKAGSGLLTDGYQDSNGITEGTIKDTLTLPFGRLDLIEELFAKDKDIACIIMEPVPANMGIIETDVEFLKGVRELCTANNTVLIFDEVISGFRLALGGAQELYGVTPDLTTLGKIIGGGYPVGAFGGKNELMDMIAPVGDVYHAGTLSGNPVSVRAGYETISILLENKDTLYRELKEKVDYITSNIEKISEKHGVPVCINKLGSLFTIFFTDKDEIKTLDDVIETDGEKYAKYFNVMLDAGVVTPPSKYEAHFVSAAHTKEDMDQTLEIIDKAFEEISKM from the coding sequence ATGAGATATAAAAATTCTGCTGAAATTTTTGAAAGAGCAAAAAAAGTAATTCCAGGGGGCGTAAACAGTCCTGTGAGAGCCTTTGGATCGGTAAATAAAAGTTATCCCATCTTTGCCAAGAGAGCAAAGGGGAGCAAGATCTGGTGTGAAGATGAAAATGAATATATAGACTACATCTGCTCATGGGGACCCATGATACTGGGACACAACAATGAGAGGGTAGTGGCAGGAGTGAGAGAGGCTATAGAGGACGGAAGTTCTTTTGGTCTTCCTACAAAGATGGAGGTAGAACTGGCTGAGCTTGTGATAAAGTGCTATCCTTCCATAGAAAAAATAAGACTTACCACATCTGGTACAGAAGCTACCATGGCAGCAGTGAGACTAGCAAGGGCCTATACAAAGAAAAACAAGATACTTAAATTTGAAGGGTGCTATCACGGGCATTCTGATTCCCTAATGGTAAAGGCTGGTTCCGGTCTTCTTACTGACGGGTACCAGGACAGCAACGGGATAACAGAGGGGACTATAAAGGACACTCTGACACTTCCTTTCGGAAGGCTTGATCTTATAGAGGAACTTTTTGCAAAAGATAAGGATATAGCTTGTATCATAATGGAGCCTGTTCCTGCAAATATGGGGATTATAGAGACAGATGTAGAGTTTCTGAAAGGTGTCAGAGAGCTGTGTACAGCCAATAATACCGTACTGATCTTTGATGAGGTAATAAGCGGATTCAGACTGGCTCTAGGCGGGGCTCAAGAGCTTTATGGGGTGACTCCAGATCTCACTACCCTTGGGAAGATTATAGGGGGCGGATACCCTGTAGGCGCCTTTGGAGGAAAAAATGAACTGATGGACATGATCGCTCCTGTAGGGGACGTGTACCATGCAGGAACTCTATCTGGGAATCCGGTTTCCGTAAGGGCAGGATATGAAACTATAAGCATCCTTCTAGAGAATAAAGACACTCTCTACAGGGAACTGAAAGAAAAAGTGGATTATATTACTTCTAATATTGAGAAAATCTCTGAAAAACATGGTGTTCCTGTGTGCATAAATAAACTGGGCTCTCTCTTTACGATATTCTTTACAGACAAAGATGAGATAAAGACTCTAGATGATGTGATAGAAACTGACGGAGAAAAATATGCTAAATATTTTAATGTGATGCTCGATGCGGGTGTGGTTACCCCGCCTTCTAAATACGAGGCTCATTTTGTATCGGCAGCTCATACAAAAGAGGATATGGATCAGACTTTAGAGATTATTGATAAGGCTTTTGAAGAGATTTCAAAGATGTAA
- the cobA gene encoding uroporphyrinogen-III C-methyltransferase — protein MNKGKVYIVGAGPGDLELLTLKAKRCVEEADCIVYDRLINKRILKFAKPDAKLIYLGKLNTEGGVIQDEINQTLVKEALKGKVVTRLKGGDPFVFGRGGEEIQEILKEGISFEVVPGITSSISVPAYSGIPVTHRGISRSFHVFTGHTMEDGGWHNFDAIAKLQGTLVFLMGVKNLDLISGDLIKNGKDPETPVGIIEKGSTSRQRVIKGTLSNIMDIAKKEDVKPPAIIIIGGVVNLREEFNWFEKKELFGKKIMVTRDEKQAEAMSSIIEKKGGEAAEVPLISIEDQMKDYDYSQIRDYGCLLFNSQNSVRSFFKYLPDMRMLGNIKIGVVGVKTEEELSKLKLVPDFMPKEYLGELLAEEAAQCTEKEDKILVVTSDISPIDCEKWSVKYNRDFKKIDAYKTIKVKRDRGEIIESLEGVDIVTFLSSSTVEAFAESLDGDLGELKGIKFASIGPVTSETMKRLGLSVDIEAKEFTANGILKAIEEAM, from the coding sequence ATGAACAAAGGTAAGGTTTATATAGTAGGAGCAGGGCCTGGAGACTTGGAACTTCTCACACTAAAAGCTAAGAGATGCGTGGAAGAGGCTGACTGTATAGTCTATGACAGGCTTATAAATAAAAGAATTCTAAAATTTGCAAAACCTGATGCAAAACTTATCTATCTAGGAAAGCTCAATACAGAGGGAGGAGTGATCCAGGACGAGATCAACCAGACCCTTGTGAAAGAAGCTTTGAAAGGCAAAGTGGTTACGAGGTTAAAAGGCGGTGACCCCTTTGTATTTGGTAGAGGTGGAGAGGAGATACAGGAGATATTAAAAGAGGGAATATCTTTTGAAGTGGTTCCTGGAATAACATCCTCTATATCTGTACCTGCTTATTCTGGTATCCCTGTCACACACAGGGGAATATCGAGGTCTTTTCATGTATTCACAGGTCACACAATGGAAGACGGAGGATGGCACAATTTTGATGCCATTGCAAAGCTGCAGGGGACTCTGGTATTTTTGATGGGTGTAAAAAATCTTGATCTCATTTCCGGAGACCTCATAAAAAATGGAAAAGACCCTGAAACACCTGTAGGGATAATAGAAAAGGGGAGTACCTCTAGACAGAGAGTCATAAAGGGAACGCTATCAAATATAATGGATATTGCCAAAAAAGAAGACGTAAAACCTCCTGCTATCATAATCATAGGAGGAGTTGTAAACCTTCGTGAAGAGTTTAACTGGTTTGAGAAAAAAGAACTTTTCGGTAAAAAAATAATGGTAACAAGAGATGAAAAACAGGCTGAAGCTATGAGCAGCATCATAGAAAAAAAAGGCGGAGAGGCAGCAGAAGTTCCACTGATCAGTATAGAGGATCAAATGAAGGACTATGATTATTCTCAAATAAGGGATTATGGCTGTCTTCTTTTTAACTCTCAAAACAGTGTCAGAAGTTTTTTCAAATACCTTCCTGACATGAGGATGTTGGGAAATATAAAAATAGGTGTAGTGGGTGTCAAGACCGAGGAGGAACTTTCTAAGTTAAAACTTGTTCCTGACTTTATGCCAAAAGAATATTTGGGAGAACTTCTTGCAGAAGAGGCTGCTCAATGCACAGAAAAAGAAGATAAAATATTAGTTGTGACTTCTGATATTTCACCTATTGATTGTGAAAAGTGGAGTGTAAAATATAACAGGGATTTCAAAAAAATTGATGCTTATAAGACAATAAAGGTAAAAAGAGATAGAGGGGAAATTATAGAATCCCTTGAAGGTGTGGATATCGTGACATTCTTGAGTTCTTCTACTGTAGAGGCCTTTGCAGAGAGTCTAGATGGAGATCTCGGTGAATTGAAAGGCATAAAATTTGCATCCATAGGACCTGTGACAAGTGAGACCATGAAGAGATTGGGATTATCTGTAGATATAGAGGCTAAGGAGTTTACTGCAAATGGAATTCTGAAAGCCATTGAGGAGGCTATGTAA
- a CDS encoding amino acid permease yields MEENNKLGFWSLVMLIFVPTFGFTNITNNAVYLGPAAIPSWFLIALFYFLPMAIMFAELADAHTNETGGIYTWIKSGLGNKWAFIGTWSYFIANLFYLQFVFSRIPVFASWALFGENRFNDSNTYMLPLIGILMCILLTWIATKGVEKFSKISDIGGKFTLGATVLFILFAIVGFFKGTPSASEVTIEKMIPEFNVTYFATFSWLLFAVAGAEVGGTYIDKVKNAKKTFPRGVIMATILIATSYVIGSATVFLVASPEALSDAGLKDASFVVYKVLAQNWGLNGKIIVQIYALILTITSIAAYTLWIESPIKAMFSEVPENIFPKLLTKTDEKGSLINALWIQALVVIILIAIPLLGLESIDGFFKLITDLSALSLVLPYLIIGFAYMNFRLKGLEGEYTFFKTKTAYMTASVIVILFSLAGFFGAGLDYVIGAETTGEAVKSILMTYGGPLILVIVGIILKDFNLKRAALAAQKNMKS; encoded by the coding sequence ATGGAAGAAAATAACAAATTAGGGTTTTGGTCACTTGTCATGTTGATATTTGTTCCAACATTTGGTTTTACAAATATCACCAATAACGCCGTTTATCTTGGACCGGCAGCAATACCATCTTGGTTTTTGATTGCTTTATTTTACTTTTTACCTATGGCTATCATGTTCGCAGAATTAGCCGACGCACACACGAATGAAACAGGGGGAATTTATACCTGGATAAAAAGCGGTCTGGGTAATAAGTGGGCTTTTATAGGAACATGGTCATATTTTATAGCAAACCTGTTTTATCTTCAATTTGTATTTTCCAGAATACCCGTATTTGCATCCTGGGCTCTTTTCGGAGAAAACAGATTCAACGATTCCAACACTTACATGTTGCCATTAATTGGTATTTTAATGTGTATCCTATTGACTTGGATAGCAACAAAAGGTGTTGAAAAATTTTCGAAAATAAGTGACATCGGAGGAAAGTTTACTCTGGGAGCAACTGTTCTGTTCATTCTTTTTGCAATCGTAGGATTTTTTAAAGGCACTCCTTCTGCAAGTGAAGTAACAATTGAAAAAATGATACCAGAATTTAATGTGACTTATTTTGCTACTTTTTCATGGCTTCTATTTGCAGTTGCTGGAGCTGAAGTAGGTGGAACATATATAGATAAGGTGAAAAATGCCAAGAAAACATTTCCAAGAGGGGTTATAATGGCTACAATCCTTATTGCCACATCTTATGTTATAGGGTCTGCTACTGTCTTTTTGGTAGCATCTCCCGAAGCTTTGTCTGATGCAGGTTTAAAGGATGCCAGTTTTGTAGTATATAAGGTCCTTGCTCAAAACTGGGGTTTAAATGGAAAGATCATCGTACAGATTTATGCCCTGATTCTTACCATAACTTCTATCGCGGCTTATACTTTATGGATAGAATCTCCAATAAAGGCTATGTTCTCTGAAGTTCCTGAAAATATTTTTCCAAAATTACTTACAAAAACAGATGAAAAGGGAAGTCTTATAAACGCTCTATGGATACAAGCCTTAGTGGTAATTATTCTTATTGCAATTCCGCTTCTAGGATTAGAATCAATAGACGGTTTCTTCAAACTAATTACTGATTTATCAGCACTGTCTCTTGTACTCCCTTATTTGATTATCGGTTTTGCTTATATGAATTTCAGGTTAAAGGGACTGGAAGGAGAATACACTTTTTTTAAAACTAAAACTGCTTATATGACAGCTTCAGTAATTGTAATTTTGTTTTCTCTGGCAGGATTTTTTGGAGCAGGACTAGACTATGTTATAGGGGCTGAAACAACTGGTGAAGCAGTCAAATCAATACTTATGACATACGGAGGCCCGCTAATCTTGGTTATAGTGGGTATAATCCTAAAGGACTTTAATCTAAAAAGAGCTGCTCTTGCTGCTCAGAAGAATATGAAAAGTTAG
- the glsA gene encoding glutaminase A, with amino-acid sequence MKKFLKSLVEKNKITSELGNVANYIPGLEKSNKNSLGLCIMNTNGTSYSVGDSNIKFTIQSVSKPITLMLAILDHGEEHVFSKVGMEPSGDAFNSIQKLETCKSHKPFNPMINAGAIATSALIKGGNSQEKFQRLLDFFRKISENETLEVNDDIYLGENLTGNKNRAMAYFMKGEGYIDGSIDDALYVYFRQCSIEVTAKDLARIGLFLARGGVMSNGERVVSERIAKIAKTLMITCGMYDGSGEFALRVGIPSKSGVGGGIMSVVPGKMGIGVFSPALDEKGNPLAGEALLEDLSTELSLSIF; translated from the coding sequence ATGAAGAAATTTCTAAAAAGTTTAGTTGAAAAAAACAAAATTACAAGTGAACTTGGTAATGTAGCCAATTACATCCCGGGGCTTGAAAAGTCTAATAAAAATTCTCTCGGACTTTGCATCATGAACACCAACGGCACTTCGTACTCAGTAGGGGACAGTAATATAAAATTCACCATACAAAGTGTGTCAAAACCAATAACTTTGATGCTGGCAATACTAGATCACGGTGAGGAACATGTGTTCTCTAAGGTGGGTATGGAACCCAGCGGGGACGCTTTTAATTCCATTCAAAAATTGGAAACCTGCAAAAGCCACAAACCTTTTAATCCTATGATAAATGCAGGAGCCATAGCAACCAGCGCCTTAATAAAGGGGGGAAACTCTCAGGAAAAATTTCAAAGACTTCTAGATTTTTTTAGAAAAATATCAGAAAACGAGACTCTTGAAGTGAATGATGATATTTATCTAGGAGAAAATCTTACAGGAAATAAAAACAGAGCGATGGCTTATTTTATGAAGGGAGAAGGGTATATTGACGGAAGTATAGATGATGCTCTCTATGTTTATTTTAGGCAGTGCTCTATAGAGGTTACCGCAAAAGATCTTGCCAGAATAGGACTTTTCCTGGCAAGGGGTGGAGTGATGAGCAACGGAGAAAGAGTAGTCAGTGAACGTATTGCAAAAATCGCAAAGACTCTTATGATAACCTGTGGCATGTATGACGGATCAGGGGAATTTGCATTGAGAGTTGGAATACCTTCAAAATCAGGTGTTGGGGGAGGAATAATGTCTGTGGTACCCGGAAAAATGGGTATAGGGGTCTTTAGCCCAGCCCTCGACGAAAAAGGCAATCCTCTCGCTGGTGAGGCTCTTTTAGAAGACCTTTCAACTGAATTATCCCTTAGTATATTTTAA
- a CDS encoding Crp/Fnr family transcriptional regulator, protein MNREYLELFDKTKFEEVSNFFLNKVGVLGKIKKFFKNDILCFDAGKELLIIQNGEIDVSLEEISGKEQLIYRIKSGGVLGEIEMLSNLTQNYTIHFTKDTQISFVPKIIVQKLLKTNPDYYLYFTTSMARAYNITLLHLVYNKFYSSEERIVEFILRIGATQDPNKVKNILIEGYTHENIASNTNTSRYLVTKIFNKLKDRKIIEINPKKIFILDIDKLKEYREKIRKD, encoded by the coding sequence ATGAATAGAGAATATTTGGAATTATTTGATAAAACTAAATTTGAAGAAGTAAGTAACTTCTTTTTAAATAAAGTTGGAGTTTTAGGAAAAATAAAAAAATTCTTTAAAAATGATATCTTATGTTTCGATGCTGGAAAGGAACTTCTCATAATTCAAAATGGAGAAATTGATGTAAGCTTGGAAGAGATTTCAGGTAAAGAGCAGTTAATATATCGTATTAAAAGTGGAGGTGTGCTTGGAGAAATTGAAATGCTTTCTAACCTGACGCAAAACTACACGATTCATTTCACAAAAGATACCCAGATTTCTTTTGTTCCAAAAATTATAGTTCAAAAATTACTGAAAACAAACCCAGATTATTATTTATACTTCACCACCAGTATGGCAAGAGCTTACAACATCACCTTGCTTCATTTAGTTTACAATAAATTCTACTCCAGCGAAGAAAGAATAGTAGAATTTATTTTGAGGATTGGCGCCACACAAGATCCTAATAAAGTAAAAAATATCCTCATTGAAGGTTATACTCATGAAAATATAGCAAGCAATACAAATACTTCCAGATATCTTGTAACTAAAATTTTTAATAAATTAAAGGATAGAAAAATCATAGAAATCAATCCCAAAAAAATTTTTATTTTAGATATAGATAAGCTAAAGGAATATAGAGAAAAAATAAGAAAAGATTAA